The following proteins are encoded in a genomic region of Candidatus Polarisedimenticolaceae bacterium:
- a CDS encoding shikimate kinase, producing the protein MSDRAIYLVGFMAAGKSTVGRALAHDLGWEFADTDAIVERERGTTIETIFRTEGEGAFREAEWRALLSLEGRSRLVVATGGGLFLGAPHRAFIRANGVSCWLDLPLEVARARVDDPSSRPLLALADALDRRAFFERRRAAYALADVHVDASSGTASEVARAVDARRRSFLY; encoded by the coding sequence ATGAGTGATCGCGCGATCTACCTCGTGGGATTCATGGCGGCGGGGAAGTCGACGGTGGGACGCGCGCTCGCTCACGATCTCGGCTGGGAGTTCGCCGACACCGACGCGATCGTCGAGCGCGAGCGCGGAACGACGATCGAGACGATCTTCCGCACCGAGGGCGAAGGCGCGTTCCGCGAGGCGGAATGGCGCGCGCTCCTCTCGCTCGAAGGTCGCAGCAGGCTCGTCGTCGCGACCGGCGGCGGACTCTTCCTCGGCGCTCCGCATCGCGCGTTCATCCGCGCGAACGGCGTCTCGTGCTGGCTCGATCTCCCGCTCGAGGTGGCGCGGGCGCGCGTCGACGATCCGTCGTCCCGTCCTCTCCTGGCGCTCGCGGATGCGCTCGATCGCCGCGCGTTCTTCGAGCGCCGCCGCGCCGCTTACGCGCTCGCCGACGTTCATGTCGATGCGTCATCCGGAACGGCGTCCGAGGTCGCGCGCGCGGTCGACGCACGACGGAGATCGTTTTTGTATTGA